CCTAAAGAGCGCCAGGAGGTCCCGAAGGTGAAGTTCACGAATGAATAAAATGGGTCACGTGGCCCGGCCTTACGATGGGAGAAAAATTGGGACCACCCAAGGAAACAGCATAGATCCAGGAGGAGAGTAGAAACGATGATACGGGCGAAACTGTGGTTGACTTGCGCGGCCATGCATGACCCGGTCACTCCGGTCCTGGTACGGCCGGCGGTGATCGGGTGGGAGGCCAAGTACAGGCAGGTGGATTTGACTATAGAACGCCCCTTCAAGGGCGATGAACTCCTCATGCGAATGAAGGGTTGGGTGACCTCTGACGTGAAAAAGGTGGTGGAGGTCGTCAAGAGGCACGGTTTCCTGAAGGTCCTGGACGAGCGGGACCTCGTGGTGGAGATGAACAGCGAGGAGGACTACGGGAATCTGGTCGCGGATCTCAAGGAGAACTTCGAGGACCAGGTGACCCTGGAGCGGATATGACAGATCCCCCGCCCCGTTCTCAACCCTCTTCTTTGTGATTCTGTAAATGCCGTAAATGTAGAGACCTTTGAAAAATGCTCAATTTTGGTCAAGTTCAAGGAAGGCGAAAATTTCAACCGCAGGAATACATTTAGTATTTTGAGGATTGAAATTTAAGCCTGACGCCGCAATTGGACAAAAGGGGGCGTTTTTCAAAGGTCTCATGTAATTAGTCCCATGGAGTATTGACAAATACCCATATATTCCATTATGAAATAATCCACTTAAGAATAAGAGAGGAGACCAAGACGAGACATGGCCGATCAGTACAAGTCCTCTGCAACTGTTATCTCCCTTGAGGAGGCGGTGGGGAAGGTCCTTGCCCATGACATAACAGAAATCCGTCCCGGCCGGTTCAAGGGGGCCGCCTTCAAGAAAGGGCACATCCTCAGGGTGGAAGACCTGGAGCACCTCAGGCGGCTCGGAAAGGAACATCTGTATGTATTGCACATTGGCCCCGGGGAACTCCACGAAGACGACGCTGCCGTCCGGCTTGCAAGGGCCCTTGCGGGCAAGGGGATCGTGTATACTGAGCGGCCGAGCGAGGGAAAGATCGCTCTTAAGGCGGCCCACAGGGGGCTCCTGAAGGTAAACGTGGAGACCCTCACGGAATTCAACCTGGTGCCCAGTGTCACCTGTGCCAGCAGGCATAATAACACCGTGGTGGAGAAGGGTGAAACCATTGCAGCCACCCGGGTGATTCCCCTGGTCATCGACCGCAGTAAGGTGGACCGAGCCGTCGAGGTTGCCGGCGGGGCGGGAGGCGTTTTCTCCGTAAAGCCGTTTGCCACGCCCGAGACCGGGTTGATCATAACGGGAAATGAGGTGTTCACCGGACGGATCGATGATCAATTCGCCCCCATCCTGCAAAAAAAGCTGGGGGACTACCATTGTCCGGTAAAGGAGATCCGGATCCTTCCGGACAACCGGGTAAAAATCAAGAAGGCCATCCTTGAATTCCTGGAAAAGGGACTGGGTCTTATCCTGGTTGCAGGAGGGATGAGCGTGGACCCGGACGACTTAACCCGCCTCGCCATCGCGGACGCAGGGGCTGAAGACGTGGTCTACGGGACACCGATCCTGCCTGGTGCCATGTTCCTTTATGCCCACTTCGGCGAAGTACCGGTGATGGGTCTTCCCGCTTGTGTATTGTATTACGGGGCTACGGTTTTCGATATCATGCTGCCGAGGGTCCTTGCGGGGGAACCAATCACCAGGCACGATTTGGCGGCCATGGCCCACGGGGGCCTCTGCCTCAATTGCAGGCAATGCCGATTTCCCGTTTGCCCCTTCGGGAAGTAAGTGGGTTCAAGATTGGTTATGCAAGATTCAGGCATAGGACCCCTTCCATGAAAACCAGGCCCGCAGTCGAATATGTCCTCCTCGGGAGCCTGGTGCAAGGCCCGAGGCACGGGTACGAAATCATACGGTTCCTGGAAAGCGACCTGGGTACCACTTGGCGTGTTGGAACAAGTCAACTCTATAGCGTTCTCAAGCGCCTTGAACATAAAGGGTTGGTAAGGTCGACTGTCGAGACTCAGGAGACCAGGCCTTCCAGGCGGGTGTTTTCCCTGACGGGCGAAGGGAAGAAGGTGTTTGAATCCTGGCTCCATACACCAACGCGCCACGTGCGTGACATGCGGGTTGAATTCCTGGCCAAGCTCTTTTTTATCAGGAAGTGCTCCCGGGAGAAGGGAAACGAACTGCTCGACGCTCAGATCCGGGTCCTGGAAAGCATCAGGGACAAGTTGCTCAGGTCCAGGGAAAGGGAGACAGACCCTTTTTCGAGACTGGTATGGGGTTTCCGGCTCGAAACCATACGTGCCTGGATGACCTGGCTCGAGCAGGAAGCCGTTGACTTCTTGAAAACATCCCAAAGGGTGGAAAGAGGGGAAAAGGATGAGCGAGATCTACGATGAGATAAAGGGGCGCTTCAATGAGATCTTGAAAGACAGGGACATGCTCGCTGAGAGCGTCCGGGTGAAGGCAAGGGCCTTGAGCGCCGAAGAGGCCATCGGCAACCCGGAGGCGGACGATTTCCCGCTTCAAAAAGGCAGGGAAAGGCTCATGCAGGCCGAGTTTCGTGGAGCGTTCGGCCAGGCCTTCACGGACCGCTACGGGGATTTCGAAGGGACCCTGGGGGAGATCCTGGAAATGCCCCTGGAGAACAACTACAGAAGGGCGGTTTTCATCGCTACCCTGAACGCGGTTCTTAGGTCCCTGGGGATGATTGAAAAGACCGTGCATTGCCGCGACAGGGAGCCGGCCCGGTGCGCCAGGGAACTCGTAGAGTCCTTGAAAGCCGGTTATGGGAAGGTGAACATCCTTCAGGTGGGATTCCAGCCGCGCATGGTGGAATACCTGGCGCGGGAATTCAGGCTGAAGGTCCTGGACCTGGACGAAGAAAACATCGGCGCTGAAAAATTCGGGGTTGTGATCGAAGGACCCGAGGCCACCGTGGAGGCGGTGGAGTGGGCCGACCTCCTTCTGGTTACAGGGACTACTGTCGTGAATGATACGATCCACGAATTCCTCGGCAAAAAACCGATGCTGTTATACGGGACCACCATTTCAGGAGCGGCCAGGCTAATGGGCTGGGAGCGGTTCTGCGCCTACGGTCATTAGGAACAACACACGGCACGTGGCCTAGAGAAGGATCGATGGTGGATTCACTCTCACTCTTGGTGAAAAGGGGAGATGTTTGAAAAGTCTGAAGAAGTACTTGTTTTTCATGCTTGTTGGATTTTGCTGTCTCCCGAGTGCTCCCGCCCGGGGAGCCGGAAGCGGCCGGGGCATAGGTATTGCGGTGGAGTTCAATGATCATCCCCTTTGCGCCTACGTGGCGCGGGATAGGGGGTGGTTTGAGAAAGCGGGGTTAAGGTTGCGTTCCTACGAAAGCTACGTAACAGGCATGGCCCTTGCCGCCGCTCTCGCCCGGGGAGACATCCAGGCGGCCTATGTCTGCCTGGTGCCCGCAATAAATGTTTACGCAAACGCGGAAGTGCCCATAAAGATCATCTGCGGGACCCATAGATACGGGTACGGCCTCGTGGTGAACCCTGAAAAGATAAAAAAGGTAAGGGATCTCATGAATCCCGGGATCCGGATCGGGTGTGTCAGGGAAGGGGGGAGTGTAGACCTCGTTCTTCATAAGGTCATGGAAGGCTATGGGCTTGACAAGGAAAGCATTTTAAAAAAGGTGCAGCGGATGAATCCTCCAGCCCAACTGCTCGCGATAAAGACAGGCAGGCTGGATGCTGCCTTTCTGCCCGAGCAATGGGCGACCATGGCCGAGGATTCCGGGTTCAAGATGCTCCTCACGGCCAGGGATGTCTGGCCCGGGATGCAGGGGAGTGTGCTCGTGGTCAAGGAAGATTTCATCGAAAAGCACCCCGACCTGGTGAAGGCGCTCCTGAAGGTGACGCTGTACGCGACGGATTGGGCGGGTAAGCACCCTGGAGAAGCGGCGAAAATCCTGGCGCGGCAATTGTCGATCGCGGGTGATAAAATCTTCCCTGCCAAACTGGCGCGGATCACATCGAAGTTTGAGATCACTCCGGAGACCCTTTTATGCTCCATGGGGCGTCTGGAATATACCAATGCGATCGATCCGGGGACGGTCCAGGAAGTGATTCGTTTCATGACAAAAATGGGATACCTGAGGCACGAGTTCCGTGCCCGGGATATCCTTCGACTTTCCCCTCATCCATGAAATTTTCAGAAACGATCAAGCCGGGCTGGGGAATTGCGCCCGTGGTGGTATTCATCGGACTCTGGGAACTGACCTCCAGACTTGACCTGCTACCCCTTGTCCCACCCTTCACCGCCGTTATGGAGGAATTCTACCGGCTGAGCGTCAGCGGTGTGCTGACGGCCCACTTTTTGAGGAGTCTGATAAGAGTGCTCGCCGGATTCTGCGGCGGGTCCGTGGCCGGCCTGATCACAGGGGTTTTCCTGGGCTGGAAAGATATCTTCAACAAGACGTTCAGCCCGATCATCAGCCTCCTCTATCCCATTCCGGCCCTCGGGTGGTTGCCCCTTTTCATGCTCTGGATCGGGATAAGCGAGGCCCTGCCCATAGCCATCATATTCACCTGCTCCTTTTTTCCGGTATGCTATAACACCGCCACCGGGATCAGGGGCGTGAACAGGGATTTGGTCCAGGTGGCAAGGACCCTGGGGGCATCCGAATCCAGGATCTTGACCACCATCGTCATTCCCCTTGCCTTGCCAGCTATTTTTACCGGCCTGAGGCTTGAGGCCGGCATGGCATGGAGGGTGATCATAGCGGCCGAGATGGTTGCCATTCCAACGGGGATCGGGGCACTGCTTATGAGGGCCGAAAGTCTGATCCGGGTGGACATCATTATCGTGTGCCTCATCGTTCTGTCCTTGATGTGCCTGTCCTTCGAAAAATTTTTCCTCTTTCTGGAGCACCGGTTGACTCGCCGGTGGACGTAATATGCCGGCAATAGAGCTCAAGGACATCCGCAACTATGCCTGCCACGGGGTAAACCTACGGATCGAGCCGGGTGAATTCCTGGTGCTGCTGGGCCCGAACGGCGCGGGGAAGAGTACGCTTCTCAATATCATCGCAGGGTTGAGGGAGTATGAGGGATCCGTTAAGGTGAGCGGGAGATCCGTGGATCATCTCCCACCCCAGAAAAGAAAGGTAGGATATCTGTTTCAGGACCTTGCCTTGTTCCCTCATCTCGATGCCGCCTCGAACATAGCCTATGGCTTGAAGGCTGCGGGTTGGCCGGAAAAAAGCATTGCATCCCGCGTGGAAGAACTCCTCGACATGATGAGGGTAAGACACCTGGCCGATTGCCATCCCGGGCGCCTCAGCGGCGGGGAAAAGCAAAGGGTGGCCCTGGCCCGGGCACTGGCCCCCGACCCGGAAATCCTCCTCCTTGATGAGCCCATGAGCAGCATGGATCTTCAGACCGCAAAGCACCTCAGGCTGGAGTTGAAGCGAATCCAGCGGACCATGGGGATCCCCACCCTCTATGTTACCCATGAACTCCGGGAGGCAGAAGAACTGGCCGACAGGATAGCGGTGCTGATCGAAGGCAGGATCGAGCAGATCGGCAGACCCCACGAAGTGTTTTTCTCACCTGCGAATGAGAAGGTGCTACGTTTCATCGGGGCGCCCAATATCCTGGAGTGCAGCGGCGGAAAGACAATCGGGACCGGTTTGAAGGAAGTGGTGTGCTCCGGAATGCCCCTTGTGATCCCTGATGAGGGGGGCCGGATCAGGCGAATCGCCCTATTCCCAGGAGACATCTATGTCTCGCCCCACCTTCCCCCGGGCCCGAACGTGAATCGATTCAAGGGCGTTTTATCGGAAATCCGGATCCTGCCGGAGATCGTCAGGCTCCGGGTAATCGTCGGGGAGACCCCGCTCTGGGCTGAGATACCCCATCAGACCTTTGAGGCATTGGGGCTCCGGAAAGGGCAGGATGTCTTCTTAATCATTAAATTGAGGCGAATAAAGGCGGATTATGAATGAGGACTCATTCGGCGCGGCTGCGGACGGGCTTGAGCTTCTTTTTAAGCTGTATGGTGTCGTAGGTAAGGCCGTCCTGGTCGGCCCCCGATGAGTCCTGAAGCATCATGCTTTGAGAATTGGCACTTTATATTTCTTTAAATGCAAGTCGTGTGTCACAAGAGTGAGTCTTTCCACCTTTGCCTGCGCTATGAGCAACCTGTCGAAAGGATCACGATGATGGAATGGCAGGTCTTTGATCGCATCAGCATGGTCTACAGTAATGTCCAGCATTTCAAAGGGCTGGCGGGACAATACTTTTCGAAAGTTGGATGGAATTATAAGCTTGCCCAACGCTTGTTTAATTCGGATTTCCCATATAACCACTGCGCTGACAAATACGATATTATTCCAATCGGAAATAGCCTTTTTCGCCTTGCTGGAAAGCAGAGGGTTGTCGTCGAGCCACCATAAAAGCACATGGGTATCAAGCAACAGATTCATTTGTCCTGCATCCCGAATGCCTCTGCGATGTCTTTGGGCAATTCATCAAAGTCGTCGGCAATTTTAATTTTGCCGCGTAACGCTCCAGGCTTGCGCGGCTTTCCGCTGTGTTCATAAGGTACCAGTTTTGCGACAGGCTTACCCGCCTTTCCGATGATCACCTCTTGGCCGGACAGGACTTTCTCAATAAGAGCTGATAATTGAGCCTTTGCCTGGGAAATATTGGCCATAATCATATTTTCACCTCCAGATAGTCTAGTCTGGTCAGACCAGGTCAAAAATGTCAAGCCCATTTTTTCAAAGCCATGGAATCGGGAGCGCTCCACGGCCCTTCCCTAAAAAAGGGGGCATTCAAAAGTGACAGATTGAAACCCCAGGCAAATCAAGGAAACGATTTCGGGTTTGACAGGATCAAGGCCCCTCAAAACGTCAATACCTTGTCCGCTTCCATCGCCAGTTCGTATAGATCGTCCATCCATCCGATCGGGCAAGTGCTGGACCCCACCAGACCGTGGGATTTCATGCATACGCCTCAGACATAAAAGTCGCCCTCGAACTGCTCTATCTCGGCCGCCACCGGAAACTCGCTGTTGTCGAGCTGTTCAAAAAGAACACCCTTCCCCAGCATGAATACGCTCACCTCGTCTCCCTTTTTCACTCCTATGTTTGCCATGCGCATGGCATTGTAAACAGTCTCAGGGTCATCCGTGGTGATAATAAAAAGAACATTCACGACTGCTCCTCCCCCATAAGGCAAAATTCAGGTCCCTCTTTTGTTTACTTCCTGCAGCTTCCGGTTTTGGCCGATCCTTCCCCCCGTTCTTTACTCAGAATTATCCTTGCATCCGCCACGATACATGATTCAGGAGAGCAGAAGATGGGGTTCAGGTCGATTGAATCCATGTATTCACGGATATCCATTACCAAATCCGAGAATGCCAGGAGTGTACTCGTTAATGCTTCCATGTTAATAGGCTCCGAGCCCCTGTAACCTTCCAGGAGTTCATGTGCTTTCAGTTTCCTGACCATGGACAAAATATCACTTTCCCTAAGAGGGGCCATTCGCAGCACCGTATCCTTGTAGATTTCAACCCCTGTACCCCCCATCCCGAAGAGAATCACCGGACCGAACTGGTAGTCCACCTTGGCCCCGGCCATCAACTCCATGCCGGAGACCGTTTCTTCCACCAAAACGCCTGCGAACCCTTCCATCCGGCTGAATCTCCGGAAGGCATCATTCAGTGATTCTTCGTCTTTAATACCTGTGATTACTCCTCCTACATCTGACTTATGAACCACCCTTTGCGAAACCACTTTGGCCACCACCGGGAAGCCATGCTCCCTGGCGAACTGGACGGCCTCTTCCGGACTGGAGGTCCATTTCAACCGTGGCACGCCAATTCCATAGGACCGCAAAATATTTTTGGCTTCGGGCTCAAGTATCCAGCCCTTGTCCATTGAAGCATGCACTACTTCTATTATTTCCTTTTTCAGCATGGTTGACACCTCCTCAATGCCTCGGCCATGAGCACCGCAGCCTCAATGGAATGGGCGACCGGCACTCCGTTCAGCTCGAACCCCTCTATGAGCATTCGGTATTTTTCCACATGCGGCACATAGGCGATCAAGACCTTGCCTTCCTTTTGGTAGATGTTACTTAGCCTGGCCCCAAGGTCGGAAGAGATTCCAGGAAGGTATGGAAGAAGAAGCAACAGGACACAGTCTATTTCGGGGATTTTGCTGAGATGGGCGGCGGCGGCAACAAAATCTTCATCCACGGCACTGCCCGTCAGGTCAAGAGGATTGCCCAGGGATGCGATATCCCTGACGCTCTTGGACAGGTCCTGCCGGATTTTCGCCTGCTCCTGGGCCTTGAGGCCGGGGACGAGGAGGCCGTGGGCCGAGCAGACATCCACCGCCAAGGCACCGTGTCCACCACTGCCGGTGATGATACCGATTTTACCTTCAATAGGCCTTTGATAACAGCTGAGAGACTCACAAAAGGAGATCAGCTCAAGTTCATCCTTTGCCTCGACCACGCCCATCTGGGCCAGCACCTGGGAAAACACCTCGTAGTCACCGGCAAGGGACGCTGTATGGCTCGAAACCGCACGAACTCCCCCAGGGGTCTTGCCGGATTTGATTACAATAACCGGTTTTGAACACCTGGACGCAGTAAGGACGAAATCGCGGCCTTCGCCTCGGCCGAAGCCCTCAATATAAAACGCGATAACCCCTGTTCGGGGATCCGCGTCCAGGTATTCCAGGAGGTCTATTTCCCTGATCAGGGCCTTGTTTCCGATACTGACGCCAAGGGAGAGCCCGATTCCCTCCTCCCTGAATTTGACCATATGATCGACCAGGATGCCGCCGCTCTGGCTGATAACTGCCACGTTTCCCTGCTCGGGCCTGACCATACGCTCAATGGGAAGAAAAAAGGAGTCGACAATGGCAGGGACATAAATTCCCAGGCAGTTCGGGCCGATAAAGGGGAAATCGGCCTCCCTTGCCATGGAAACGAGGGTTTCCTGTAAATCATTGCGGCCGATTTCAGCAAAGCCGCCGGATATGACAGCCGCCGCTCCTGTTCCGCTCTCAATGCATTCCGAGAGGACCTCTGGTACATGTTCCGCCCGCACGGCAATCACGGCCAAATCCACTTTTTCAGGGATGTCAGAAATTTTCCTGAAAACCGTTTCACCCTGCAGCAAGCCGCCTCTTGGATTTACTGCGAAAACCTTTACCGGATACCGCAGGTGGTTCTTGTTGAAAATAACATTGGCAGGGTGCTGGTAGTTCTGCAGTGACACACCCACAACCGCCATTGTCTTAGGTTGAAACAGGGGCCTGAAATCCATGGTAATCTCCTTAATTATAAGGGGTTTTTAACCATATGATCCACGCATCACAGCGGACACAAGGAGTAAGAAGCCCATGATTTCCGCAATGATAAAACCTCCAAGCCCCAGGAGGGATATTTCTTCAGATTCCCGGGAAGAGTCCCGGCAAAGCCATCAGCAAAGATCAGACGACCGAAATTGCCTACGTTTTAGAAATCATATTCTACAAGTTTCAGATTTCTTTTTACACCTTTTTCATCTTTCCGTCATTGCTTAACACAGGGCATTGACAAACTGATTCAAATTGTTTATAGTTGAACAAATGTTCATCTATAGCATCCAACATAGGAATCTTAACGAGGTCCCGGCAAAATGGAAAACTCAAAAAACGACATGTGCGATATCAACTTCGTAAACGAGGAAAAGGTCGCTTCCGTCAGGAAAAAAATGAAACCCGACGAGACAATGCAGCGTATTGCAGAAACATTCAAGGTTCTCGGTGATCCCACAAGGATAAAAATAATCTTCGCCTTGTCACAGGAGGAACTCTGTGTGTGTGATATCGCCAATCTTCTGGGGGCAACGAGGACTGCGATATCCCATCAATTGAGGGTACTTAGAAACCTGAGGCTCGTAAAATACAGGAAGGAAGGTAAAATGGCCTTCTACTCCCTTGATGACGAACACATCGAAAACCTCTTTGCCGAAGGAATGAGACATGTCGAAGAAGAGTGAACCCGGGGATAGACCCTACGATTTCAAGAAGTTCCTGCCCATGAAAAAGCCTGCCAGTAATAGGGACATTCACTGCCTTGGAGGGACATGTAATCCTTCATTCCATGATAATCGGTCCGAGTCTTCTCCTGTTCCGGACGGTTCAAAGTTTTACCTTGATGGACTGAGCTGTGCCTCATGTGCGTCAAAGATTGAAGATGCCCTGAATCAGATGGAAGGGGTTCGGGCGTCGCTGGATTTCGCCGCCTCCACGCTTTATCTCAATGCCGTGGACGAGAAACTCGAAACAGAAGCACTCAGGTTGGTCAAAAAGATGGAGCCTCATCTTAAGATAAAAGATATGGAGACAGATGACGAAGAAGATGACGGAAAAAACGCATCTTCCATTCTCGTGAAGATCGTGTTTGCCGGCGTATTTTTTTTAACGGGCCTCATACTCCAGAATTATGTTTTTCCAGGCGCCGCAAATCTTTCGCTCGGAGATTTCAGGTTCTGGGTTGTCCTTCTCACATATCTTACCGGTTATATCATAGCAGGTCATGACATTGTCCTGAAGGCAATAAGGGGCATCATGAAGAGGGATTTCTTCGGAGAGAACACTCTCATGACCATCGCGACCCTCGGCGCCTTTGCCATCAGAGAATTTCCGGAGGCCGTCGGGGTGATGCTCTTCTTTAAGGTTGGAGAGTATCTTGAAGACCGGGCCCTGAACCATTCAAGGAGTTCCATAAAGGGGCTGCTCAAGATCAGGCCTGACTATGCGAATCTCAAGAGAAACGGAGAGACGGTCCGGGTGAGCCCTGAAGAGGTGCAGATCGATGAAATGATCATGATAAGGCCTGGGGAAAAGGTTCCTCTCGACGGTGTTATAGAGGAGGGACAAACGAGTGTTGACACCTCTGCACTGACAGGGGAATCGATGCCCAAGTCTTTGAATCCAGGCGACAGCATCCTTTCCGGAATGATAAACAAGAGCGGGGTGATAACGGTCAGGGTCACGAAATCTTTTGGGGAGTCAACGGTCAACAAGATCCTTGACCTTGTAGAAAATGCGTCTGCACAGAAGGCACCGACCGAGAAGTTCATCACCAAATTTTCAAGGGTATATACACCTGCTGTGGTGACTGGCGCCTTCGCAATGGCGGTATTGCCGCCGACTCTGTCTCAGATCCCTGCCCTGACAGATTTCTTTTCCCACCCCGAGACATATTCGGAATGGATCTACCGGGCACTGATATTTCTCGTTATCGCATGTCCATGCGCCCTCGTCATATCCATCCCCGTGGGCTTCTTCGGCGGCATAGGGGCGGCATCCAAGAAAGGAATACTATTTAAAGGCTCAAACTATCTCGAGGCCTTCAGAAATATCCATACTATGGTTTTTGACAAGACTGGCACCCTTACTGAAGGCGAGTTCAAGGTTTCAGAGGTCAATCCCCGGAACGGATTCA
This portion of the Deltaproteobacteria bacterium genome encodes:
- a CDS encoding molybdopterin-binding protein — encoded protein: MADQYKSSATVISLEEAVGKVLAHDITEIRPGRFKGAAFKKGHILRVEDLEHLRRLGKEHLYVLHIGPGELHEDDAAVRLARALAGKGIVYTERPSEGKIALKAAHRGLLKVNVETLTEFNLVPSVTCASRHNNTVVEKGETIAATRVIPLVIDRSKVDRAVEVAGGAGGVFSVKPFATPETGLIITGNEVFTGRIDDQFAPILQKKLGDYHCPVKEIRILPDNRVKIKKAILEFLEKGLGLILVAGGMSVDPDDLTRLAIADAGAEDVVYGTPILPGAMFLYAHFGEVPVMGLPACVLYYGATVFDIMLPRVLAGEPITRHDLAAMAHGGLCLNCRQCRFPVCPFGK
- a CDS encoding PadR family transcriptional regulator, with amino-acid sequence MKTRPAVEYVLLGSLVQGPRHGYEIIRFLESDLGTTWRVGTSQLYSVLKRLEHKGLVRSTVETQETRPSRRVFSLTGEGKKVFESWLHTPTRHVRDMRVEFLAKLFFIRKCSREKGNELLDAQIRVLESIRDKLLRSRERETDPFSRLVWGFRLETIRAWMTWLEQEAVDFLKTSQRVERGEKDERDLR
- a CDS encoding ABC transporter substrate-binding protein; the protein is MLVGFCCLPSAPARGAGSGRGIGIAVEFNDHPLCAYVARDRGWFEKAGLRLRSYESYVTGMALAAALARGDIQAAYVCLVPAINVYANAEVPIKIICGTHRYGYGLVVNPEKIKKVRDLMNPGIRIGCVREGGSVDLVLHKVMEGYGLDKESILKKVQRMNPPAQLLAIKTGRLDAAFLPEQWATMAEDSGFKMLLTARDVWPGMQGSVLVVKEDFIEKHPDLVKALLKVTLYATDWAGKHPGEAAKILARQLSIAGDKIFPAKLARITSKFEITPETLLCSMGRLEYTNAIDPGTVQEVIRFMTKMGYLRHEFRARDILRLSPHP
- a CDS encoding ABC transporter permease translates to MKFSETIKPGWGIAPVVVFIGLWELTSRLDLLPLVPPFTAVMEEFYRLSVSGVLTAHFLRSLIRVLAGFCGGSVAGLITGVFLGWKDIFNKTFSPIISLLYPIPALGWLPLFMLWIGISEALPIAIIFTCSFFPVCYNTATGIRGVNRDLVQVARTLGASESRILTTIVIPLALPAIFTGLRLEAGMAWRVIIAAEMVAIPTGIGALLMRAESLIRVDIIIVCLIVLSLMCLSFEKFFLFLEHRLTRRWT
- a CDS encoding ABC transporter ATP-binding protein, with the translated sequence MPAIELKDIRNYACHGVNLRIEPGEFLVLLGPNGAGKSTLLNIIAGLREYEGSVKVSGRSVDHLPPQKRKVGYLFQDLALFPHLDAASNIAYGLKAAGWPEKSIASRVEELLDMMRVRHLADCHPGRLSGGEKQRVALARALAPDPEILLLDEPMSSMDLQTAKHLRLELKRIQRTMGIPTLYVTHELREAEELADRIAVLIEGRIEQIGRPHEVFFSPANEKVLRFIGAPNILECSGGKTIGTGLKEVVCSGMPLVIPDEGGRIRRIALFPGDIYVSPHLPPGPNVNRFKGVLSEIRILPEIVRLRVIVGETPLWAEIPHQTFEALGLRKGQDVFLIIKLRRIKADYE
- a CDS encoding type II toxin-antitoxin system VapC family toxin, with the protein product MNLLLDTHVLLWWLDDNPLLSSKAKKAISDWNNIVFVSAVVIWEIRIKQALGKLIIPSNFRKVLSRQPFEMLDITVDHADAIKDLPFHHRDPFDRLLIAQAKVERLTLVTHDLHLKKYKVPILKA
- a CDS encoding type II toxin-antitoxin system Phd/YefM family antitoxin, which translates into the protein MIMANISQAKAQLSALIEKVLSGQEVIIGKAGKPVAKLVPYEHSGKPRKPGALRGKIKIADDFDELPKDIAEAFGMQDK
- a CDS encoding DsrE family protein, yielding MNVLFIITTDDPETVYNAMRMANIGVKKGDEVSVFMLGKGVLFEQLDNSEFPVAAEIEQFEGDFYVUGVCMKSHGLVGSSTCPIGWMDDLYELAMEADKVLTF
- a CDS encoding acetate--CoA ligase family protein translates to MLKKEIIEVVHASMDKGWILEPEAKNILRSYGIGVPRLKWTSSPEEAVQFAREHGFPVVAKVVSQRVVHKSDVGGVITGIKDEESLNDAFRRFSRMEGFAGVLVEETVSGMELMAGAKVDYQFGPVILFGMGGTGVEIYKDTVLRMAPLRESDILSMVRKLKAHELLEGYRGSEPINMEALTSTLLAFSDLVMDIREYMDSIDLNPIFCSPESCIVADARIILSKERGEGSAKTGSCRK
- a CDS encoding CoA-binding protein gives rise to the protein MDFRPLFQPKTMAVVGVSLQNYQHPANVIFNKNHLRYPVKVFAVNPRGGLLQGETVFRKISDIPEKVDLAVIAVRAEHVPEVLSECIESGTGAAAVISGGFAEIGRNDLQETLVSMAREADFPFIGPNCLGIYVPAIVDSFFLPIERMVRPEQGNVAVISQSGGILVDHMVKFREEGIGLSLGVSIGNKALIREIDLLEYLDADPRTGVIAFYIEGFGRGEGRDFVLTASRCSKPVIVIKSGKTPGGVRAVSSHTASLAGDYEVFSQVLAQMGVVEAKDELELISFCESLSCYQRPIEGKIGIITGSGGHGALAVDVCSAHGLLVPGLKAQEQAKIRQDLSKSVRDIASLGNPLDLTGSAVDEDFVAAAAHLSKIPEIDCVLLLLLPYLPGISSDLGARLSNIYQKEGKVLIAYVPHVEKYRMLIEGFELNGVPVAHSIEAAVLMAEALRRCQPC
- a CDS encoding winged helix-turn-helix transcriptional regulator, whose product is MENSKNDMCDINFVNEEKVASVRKKMKPDETMQRIAETFKVLGDPTRIKIIFALSQEELCVCDIANLLGATRTAISHQLRVLRNLRLVKYRKEGKMAFYSLDDEHIENLFAEGMRHVEEE
- the cadA gene encoding cadmium-translocating P-type ATPase → MKKPASNRDIHCLGGTCNPSFHDNRSESSPVPDGSKFYLDGLSCASCASKIEDALNQMEGVRASLDFAASTLYLNAVDEKLETEALRLVKKMEPHLKIKDMETDDEEDDGKNASSILVKIVFAGVFFLTGLILQNYVFPGAANLSLGDFRFWVVLLTYLTGYIIAGHDIVLKAIRGIMKRDFFGENTLMTIATLGAFAIREFPEAVGVMLFFKVGEYLEDRALNHSRSSIKGLLKIRPDYANLKRNGETVRVSPEEVQIDEMIMIRPGEKVPLDGVIEEGQTSVDTSALTGESMPKSLNPGDSILSGMINKSGVITVRVTKSFGESTVNKILDLVENASAQKAPTEKFITKFSRVYTPAVVTGAFAMAVLPPTLSQIPALTDFFSHPETYSEWIYRALIFLVIACPCALVISIPVGFFGGIGAASKKGILFKGSNYLEAFRNIHTMVFDKTGTLTEGEFKVSEVNPRNGFSEEELLRFAAEAESQSTHPIARSVVDAYGGRIDEDRIRSYEEISSHGIRAIIDGREILAGNDRILHMDGYDIKHDTCHVGGTVLHVVIDGNYAGYIILADKLRPEARKTVDALKAGGIKKIIMLTGDSKDAAEPIARELGLDSFHAGLLPQDKIEIVNRLKEEIDRSKHKIGFVGDGINDAPVLTASDIGIAMGGLGSDAAIEAADVVLMKDRLSGLLDAMHISRRTIGIVFQNITMALVIKGFFIIFGALGMASMWEAVFADVGVAIMAILNSTRVLRV